The sequence below is a genomic window from Spirochaetaceae bacterium.
CGTGAGCGCGGCACCTTCCGTGCCGGGCCCAGCATTGCCCACCATCGGCACGCCTTGTAGCGGGAGGCGCCGGCCCCGGGTAGCATGAACTGGTGACCAAGCGCAGACTGCCGATCGGCATCCAGACGTTCCGCGAGTTGCGGGAGCGAAACTGCTACTACGTGGACAAGACCGCCCACGCGAGCGCCTGCTCGACGAGGGCAAGCACTACTTTCTGTCGCGGCCGCGGCGCTTCGGCAAGAGTCTGTTCCTCGACACGCTCAAGGAGTGCTTCGAGGGCAACCAGGCGCTGTTCGCGGGGCTGTACATCCACGACCGGCACGACTGGTCGCAGCGCCACCCGGTGGTGCGGCTGAGCTTCGGCGGCGGCACCTTCACCGAGCCGGAGGCGCTGAACGCGGACGTGATGGCGCAACTGGACGGTCTCGCGCGGGACAACGGGATCCCGGTGCGGTACGACACCGCTCCGGCGCGCTTCCGGCATCTGCTGCAAGCTCTGCACAAGGAGACGGGCCGGCGCGTAGTGGTGCTGGTGGACGAGTACGACAAGCCGATCCTGGACGCGCTCGTGGATGCGCCGGAGGTGGCGCGCGCCAACCGCGACTACCTGCGCGGCCTGTACGGCGTGATCAAGGACTGTGACGCACACGTGCGGTTCACGTTCCTGACCGGCATCAGCAAGTTCTCGAAGGTCAACCGCCCCAGACACTTCCGTGGAAGTCTCTGGGGCGGGAGGACGGGATGGGCCACCGGCGAAGCCGAAGGCGCCGCCGGTGGGGCGCTCTTCTCGCAATTGAACAACCTCACTGACCTCACCCTGCACCGTCGCTACTCGTCGATCTGCGGCTACACGGAGGCCGACCTCGACACCGTGTTCGCGCCGGAACTCGACGGACTGGACCGAGAGCAGGTGCGCGAGTGGTACAACGGCTATAGCTGGCGCGGCGTGGAGAAGGTCTACAACCCGTACGATCTGCTGTTGCTGTTTGACAGCCGGGAGTTCGCTGCGCACTGGTTCGAGACGGGTACGCCGGCGTTTCTGGTGGATACGCTGTTTGAGCGGCAGGTCTCGTCGGTGTCGTTGGACCGGACGTTGAGCACGGCGGAGCTGCTGTCGTCGTTCGACGTGCACCACGTCGGCACCGAAGCGCTGCTGTTCCAGACCGGCTATCTGACGATCACCGGGGAAGAAGAGTTGGGCGGCGAGCTGCTGTACCGGCTCGGCTATCCAAATCGGGAAGTGCGGCAGAGCCTGAACCGGGTACTGCTGCGCCACCTGGTGCAGGACGCGGCGCAACAGATGGCGAACAGCATGCGCCTGGCGCGCCTGCTTGCGGCGCACGACTGCTCCGGGCTGGAGGAGCTATTCAAGTCATTCTTTGCCAGCGTCCCGTACCAATGGTACACCAACAACGACATAGCGAACTACGAGGGTTACTACGCGAGCGTGATCTACTCGTACTTCGCGGCCCTGGGCTACGAGATCGCCGTCGAAGAGTCCAGCAGCCACGGCCGGCTGGACATGGCGGTGCGCACCGGCGGTCACGTCTACCTGTTCGAGTTCAAGGTGGCGGAAATGGCGCCGCCGGGGTCGGCGCTGGCCCAGTTGCAGGAGCGGGACTACGCGGCCAAGTACCGCGGCCGGGGCGAGCCCATCCACCTGATCGGCGTGGAGTTCAGCCGCAAGACGCGCAACGTCACCGCCTTCGAGGTGGCCGACGGCTGACCACCCGCCACCGGCAATGCACAAGGTTGCTAGCCGGGGGGGCGGCGGCGGACGGTGAACTCGTGGTCGTCGGGGCGCACGCGGCGGCGCTCGGCGGTCCAGGCCTGTTGCTGCAGGCGCTCCTGGGCGTGGATCTCGACACGGCGCTTGCCTGATTCCTGGGGTGGCGGGCGCCGCTTGCGGTAGCGGCCGTCGGGCTGCAGTTCGTAGGAGTGGCAGTTGTCGGCGAAGTACAGCTCCAGGATCCGCACCAGCCGGGGGCGCAGGTCGGGCTGTTCGACGGGAAACATCAGTTCCACGCGCCGCTCCAGGTTGCGCGGCATCCAGTCGGCGCTCGCCAGGTAGACCTGCTCGGCGCCGCCGTTGCGGAAGTAGGCGATGCGGCTGTGCTCCAGGAAGCGGCCGACGACGCTTACCACGCGAATGCTGTCGCTCAGCCCCGGCACCTGGGGGCGCAGCAGGCACACGCCGCGCACGTTCAGGAGCACCGTCACGCCGGCCTGCGACGCGGCGTACAGGGCCGCGATCACGTCGGGGTCGGACAACGAGTTCATCTTGGCCATGATCAGGCCGCCGCTGTCGGCCACGGCCGCCTCGCGCTGGATGTGGGCGAGCAGCGTCCGCTTGAGGGCCGCGGGTGCCATCGCCAGGTGCTGGAACCGGGGCGCGGACGAGTAGCCGGTGACGGCGTTGAAGAACAGGGTGGCCTCGCGCCCGATCGCGTCGCGGGCGGTGATCAGGCCGATGTCGGTGTACAGCCGCGCCGTGGTGTCGTTGTAGTTGCCGGTGCCCAGGTGGGTGTAGGTGCGCACGCCGCCCTCCTCGCGGCGCACGATGAGCAGCGCCTTGGCGTGCACCTTCAACCCGGCGATGCCATACACCACGATGGCCCCGGCGCGCTCCAGGCGCGCCGCCCAGTCGATGTTCTGCTGCTCGTCGAAGCGCGCCTTGATCTCGACCAGTGCGGTGACCTGCTTGCCGTTGGCGGCGGCGCGCTCCAGGGCCTGCACCACCGGCGAGTCTCCCGACGTGCGGTACAGGGTCATCTTGATGGCCAGCACCGCGTCGTCGCCGGCCGCCGCCTGCAGCAGGCCGAGGATGTGGTCGAAGGTCTCGAACGGATGGTGCAGCAGCACGTCGCGGCGCCGCAGCACAAGCCACGGGTCGGCGTCGGCCAGGACCGGAGCGGGCAGCGGGCGCCAGGACGAGAAGCACAGCTCGCGCCGGGCCGCGTCCGGCAATGCCCAAGAATGTCTACTATGCGACCGCTGCCGCCCCTGCCTGCTTCCGTCGCTCCTGGGCCAGCTCGTAACTCGCCTGCATCGCATCCAGTGCTCGGCGGTCCCCCACCCGATGCTTTCCAGCGCCAGGGCCATGGCCGCAGATACGCCCGCCCGACCGTTCAGCAGGCGCGACAGAGTTCCGCGCTCGCAGCCCAGGCGAGTAGCCGTCTCTGTGACGTTCCACCCAGTCTCGTCCATGCTCTCCCGGATCAGTTCGCCCAGATGCGGCGGATTCAGCATGGGGCCTACTCGCTCGCTGTTGCCCTCGTTCATGTACGCTCCTCCTGCGGGTCAGTGATAGTCCACCAGGTCCACGTCCACGACTTCACCGCCCTCGAATCGGAACACCACGCGCCAGTTGCCGGACACGCGCACGCTCCACTCGCCGCCTGTGTGGCTGGTAGAGTATCCAGACGATTCCCGGCGAGGCGACCCTCTCGTGGGCGTTTGTCGGGTTCGCCGAGAGCGCCTTGCCGAGCCGCCTGCGCGAGGCGCTGATCGAAAACACCATGGCCGAGCAGTTGGTCGGGCATGTGTCACGCGATGCGACGGCGATCGAGGGGCGCGAGAAAGCGACCCCGAAGCCAAAGCAGCCAGCCAAGCCGAAGCGCAAGCGCGGGCGCCCACGCAGGGGCGAGGAACGGCCCAAGGAGCCGACGCGTCTGCAGCGTCAGCAGCAGATGACGTTGCCGGAGATGCTCGACGACCTGCCCCAGGTCTGTGATGTGGGCACCAAGCGCAACGCCAAGGGTTATAGGGAGTCGTGGATCGGCTACAAGCTGCACATCGACGCGGCCGACGGCGGGATTCCGCTCAGTTGTATCCTCACCTCGGCCTCGGTGCATCTCTTTTCTCCAATCTACGGAATCGCTCCCGGGCGAACCTATCCTATCCCCCGCGGGCGGGATTGCTCAAAATCAGGAACTCTCACTTGGCGGGCTACCATTTGCTACGCTAATCGTCGTTTCCGTTCTTCGAACACGTGTCTCATAAGAGAACAGAGTACAGCTACGAAAAGGAGGTTAGGGCGGCGCTCCTTCCTCGAATCGGTGTTCAGAATGACGTGCCAAGTGCAGACGTTGTAATTCCCGATCTTTCCAGTTTGATAGATTTTGTATGTGTACGTCGAAATGATCCTGGAAGAGACAGGGTGGAGGACTTATGCAACAAGCACAACTTGAAACTCCGATTGTCAAGTATTGATGACCTTCCGTTGCAGATTAGTTTGTCCGAACCACATAGGGGGATACTAATGAACAAGATTTTGGAAGCGAATTTGCCTGACGACTTACCAGAGGGATTCTACGCGGTGGCGCTTAGAAGGCTGCTTCTACAAACGTTGAGAGGGGAGTAGAGTTGGCTGATTGTGGTATTTGAGTTAGAACTGCTCGGGAAGGCCAGCATCTTTTAGAATCCTGTTCGCGGTGCGGCGTGATTTCACGTTCCGAGGAACGCTAACCGAGTAGACCCCATTGGTCATTATCTCA
It includes:
- the ppk1 gene encoding polyphosphate kinase 1, encoding MPDAARRELCFSSWRPLPAPVLADADPWLVLRRRDVLLHHPFETFDHILGLLQAAAGDDAVLAIKMTLYRTSGDSPVVQALERAAANGKQVTALVEIKARFDEQQNIDWAARLERAGAIVVYGIAGLKVHAKALLIVRREEGGVRTYTHLGTGNYNDTTARLYTDIGLITARDAIGREATLFFNAVTGYSSAPRFQHLAMAPAALKRTLLAHIQREAAVADSGGLIMAKMNSLSDPDVIAALYAASQAGVTVLLNVRGVCLLRPQVPGLSDSIRVVSVVGRFLEHSRIAYFRNGGAEQVYLASADWMPRNLERRVELMFPVEQPDLRPRLVRILELYFADNCHSYELQPDGRYRKRRPPPQESGKRRVEIHAQERLQQQAWTAERRRVRPDDHEFTVRRRPPG
- a CDS encoding PD-(D/E)XK nuclease domain-containing protein, whose product is MRLARLLAAHDCSGLEELFKSFFASVPYQWYTNNDIANYEGYYASVIYSYFAALGYEIAVEESSSHGRLDMAVRTGGHVYLFEFKVAEMAPPGSALAQLQERDYAAKYRGRGEPIHLIGVEFSRKTRNVTAFEVADG